The nucleotide sequence AGTAGAGGATCAGAGATGTTGAGGTTAAGTGTCATTCTAGGACATCTGAGAGGCAAGCACATGCTGTATAACAACCGTCAGCCTGAGGTGTGTCGGGGTGTTTCTTGTCCTCAAACTCTTCTTCAGAGGCTGGAATACAATGCAGTCCCCTCACATCCACTCTAAGACCGCTAAGCCCCCCTTTCAGGCTAGGGAGGCTTCTTGAGGTTTTGCCAATTTAGGACAGatgcttcattattttataattcatctGCAGTGCTCACATCTGCCTTCCAgggatttctgtttttgtttcattggcTTTTCTTTAGCTGCACGTGGGCTTTTTGGAGAGTTGCTTTTCTGAGGTCTTCCAGACCGACTCCAAGAATTCCAACAGTTCAAACAGGCATCGGAGTGGGAACCTCAGGCCACCTGCACAGACGTGTCCTCAGCACCTGTCTCCAAATACTTGTTGTAACTGAATTGGAAATATTTGACTGGTTGAGAGTGCAGGAAACCAGCCACACGTTAACAAAACTAGCTGCCATGCTTTCTCcctaaaaattgttaattttacaTATGGTACATTTCAACGGGTTGAAAATAGTAAACTGTTGATATTTAACTGTTTTCGGCCCACAAACCCACAGTGTCACACGGTTGAGCCCACTGTCCTCAAGGCCCATTGCCCGAAGTGAGTTTACTGTCAATAGGTCTCAAAATCAGGGGAGGAAGAGCAAGAGGCACTTTTAAAATCCCTCATTTATACTGTATATTCGATAACTGAACTGTCCAGCAGGAAAAGCCAGTCCCCCGCCCCCTTTGTCTGACTTCTGTGGCCTGAAGGTCAGCAGAGGGAAGTGTGGCGGATGCCACTGACACAGCCCtgagaaaaacaaactcaaacaccctctctctttctcctacaAACAGGAACAAGGAGAGCGTGGCGGGATGATATGGAAACATGTTCCAGCAAAGGAAGTCGCACAGAGATGCTCCTGACTGATAAGTGGGGGAGGCCTTTGTGATGCGTGCAGCGCAGTGACTGTTTTTCCAACGCCCACCTGGCAAGTGAGGTATGGACTCGCCCCCAGGTGGATGGCGAGGACACAGCCGCCTCCTGAGGGCTGCTGATGCCGGACCGCACACGTACTCTGCGCTTGCCTAACGCTGAATGACAAGTGGGAGTCACAAGAGAAAGAAAGCTTCCTGGGCTggatctttaaaaacaaaacaaacagtttAAAATCAAGGTTACAAAGTTTGACACCAGTCTCAGATCTGTTGGTTTTCGGGGGCAGTGATGTGATGGAATGTCAAATAATAAAGACTGACTCAGAAAGCGAGGGCGAGCCCTCGTTTGTCAGCTGCGCCTGACAGCCAGTCCTGCAGATTAGGAACCATAGGTGAGCAGGGCCATGGCCGCAGGACTGTCCTGTATCTGACTGCAGCATCCTGCCCGAGCCGCACAGACTTTGGCACATGGCGAGCCAAGGTAATGTTACCAGGTTCACAGGTTCCTCGGAGAGCGCATCTGGAGCCACACACCCTCTTTGCGGGAGAAGAGAGTCGGAGGGGCGACAGGGGCGCGGCGTGTGAGCAAAAGCCAGCGTGTGGACACAAGTGAAATCTGATCGCGCGCCAGGAAGAGTGTGAGGCCCAAAGCCCCAGAGGAACCTCGACCTTGAGCGGCCCGGGGTCATGGTGGTCTGCTGAGCCGGAGGCGGGGCGCGCGCGGCCGCGAGAGGCAGCGCTGCCATGGAGAACCCGGTGGCCCCCTGCGTCCTCTACCCGGGGGACGACTGTGGCCGCAGCCCCGAGCCCGGGGGCGCCTTTGCGCAGGGAGCGTGCGGCCAGGCAGGGGCCCGCGGCGGCGCGCCAGAGGCTCCGGGAGAGGGCAGCCTGCAGACGCCGGATGCGGCCGTGGGGGAGGGCGCCGCGTCCCCGGCGCAGACACCCTGCAGCCTCAGCGCGTCCCTCTGCTTCAGCTCTGGGGACGACTCCCCGCCGCAGTCCCGTGCCTCCTCCGTGGAGGGCGCAGCGGCCTCCCCGCCCTCGTGTCGCAACGGCCAGCGGGTGGTGGAGAAGCAGTGGGAGGTCGGCAGCGCGGGCGCCGCCTCCCCCGATGAGCCCGCGTTCCCGGAAGAACCCGCGTCCCCCGAGGAGTCCGGGGACTCCGCGCCTCTTCCTCCCGGCGTCGGGCCGGCGCACGGGGAGCCCGACCTGGTTATCGAGGTATCCGGCCGCCGGCTGCGGGCGCACAAGGCGGTGCTGGCGGCGCGCAGCGACTACTTCCGCGCGCGCGCATCGCGGGACGTGCTGCGGGTGACGGGTGTGGGCTGGGCGGCGCTGCGGCTGCTGCTGGCCTACGCGTACAGCGGGCGCATGGCGGGCGTGCGGCCCGACAACGTGGCCGAGGTGGTGGCCGGCGCGCGCCGCCTGCAGCTGCCGTGCGCCGCGCAGCGCGCCACCGACGCCGTGGCGCCGCAGCTGAGCCTGGCCAACTGCCTGGAGGTGCTGAGCGCGGCCAAGCGGCAGCGGCTGGCCGAGCTGCGCGACGCCGCCTACCGCTTCATGAGCGACCACTACCTGGAGGTGCTGCGCGAGCCCGCCGTGTTCGGGCGCCTGTCGGGCGCTGAGCGCGACCTGCTGCTGCGCCGCCGCCTGCGCGCTGGCCGGGCCCGCCTGCTGGCCGCCGTGCTGGGGCCGGCGGGGGAGCGCGCGGGCAGTCGCCCGCAGAGCCCGTCGGGGGACGCGGAGGGCCGCGGCGAAGCCGCCGTCTACTGCTGGCACGAGGCGGCGGGCGAGTGGCGCGAGCTGACGCGGCTGCCCGAGGGCGCGCCGGCGCGGGGCTGCGCCCTGTGCGTGCTCTACAACTACCTCTTCGTGGCCGGCGGCGTGGCGCCCGCGGGCCCCGACGGCCGCGCGCGCCCCTCGGACCAGGTCTTCTGCTACAACCCGGCCACCGACCGCTGGAACACCGTGCGGCCGCTGCGCCAGGCGCGTTCCCAGCTGCAGCTGCTGGCCCTGGACGGCCACCTGTATGCCGTGGGCGGTGAGTGTCTGCTCAGCGTGGAGCGCTACGACCCACGCGCCGACCGCTGGGCTGCCGTGGCCCCGCTGCCCCGGGGCGCCTTCGCCGTGGCGCATGAGGCCACCACCTGCAACGGCGAGATCTACGTGTCGGGGGGCTCTCTCTTCTACCGCCTGCTCAAGTACGATCCGCGGCGCGACGAGTGGCAGGAGTGTCCATGCAGCAGCAGCCGCGAGCGCTCGGCTGACATGGTGGCGCTGGACGGCTTCATCTACCGCTTTGACCTGAGCGGGGGCCGCGGCGACGCACAGGCGGCGGGGCCAGCGGGCGGGGTCAGCGTGTTCCGCTACCACTGCCTGGCCAAGCAGTGGAGCCGCTGCGCCTCGCACCTGCGGCCCCCGGGCGCGCCGTCCGGCCTGCAGCCCTTCCGCTGCGCGGCGCTGGACGGCAGCATCTACTGCGTGAGCCGCGCGGGCACCTGGCGCTTCGTGCCCCCGCAGGACGGCGAGCCCGGCGCGGACTCGAGCCCGGGTGGCAGCTTCGAGCCTGAGTCGCTGGGCGCCCCTTTGGACGTTCGGGGTGCGCTGTTTCCCTTCGTGCTCAACCTGCCCGAGAAACCGGACAAAGGCGAGGAGGGCGCTGCGTAGGGCGGGCTGGGGTCACCTGGGCGTCTCCCTCGGCAGCCCTGGGTCCAGGAAGGCCTCTTGGGCCGAGGTTTCCCCTGGGAAGAGGGGGCGAagggagtggaggaggggagagtCGTGGGGTAAGCCGCTGGCTACCAGCTCATTTAAACGTTTGGAAGTTAGAAGCTTGTTGCGGGGCCCCCAAGACTTTTTGCAATGCTGTTTAAGGTCCGCTTCCCTCTTGCGCGTTCCTTTTGCTTCGCTTTGCTTAATGGGGTCATGTGTAAGATGTAGGGCAGTGCAAATAGGTAGCCTTACAGGTAAGACACAGGATACCCGAAGGAGAAGGAAATGGCGTCAAAAGATGATACTTCAGGGTGGGTGGGCGGACCAGGGTGCACTCGGTGCACTGTTGTGTATTCACGATGTACCTAAGCTGTATTCACGGCCCAGGGTTTGTGGGGGGTTCCCACGATGTACCAGGGGTACACTGGCGCCCGAGTGGAGTGGACAGGCGGCCAGACTTGGGATTTTGGGGTACCTTTGCTTACAGCACCATGAGGAGGGAACGTAAAGTAGGCCCCTGTGAACTCTGTTAGCAGAACCACTGAAAACAGGCCCACGTGTTTTGGCTTGTGGTTTAAAATGACCCTCAAACAAAGATCTTAAACTCTTTCTAACTTAGTTAAAAAAttcttgccaccatgtgcttaagTTTTGGTTGGCTCAACTCCACATGTAATCAGCATTCACAGGAAAACCTTTGATTACCAATATCTCCTGTCCAGTAAGCTTTGGCGTGTTCCCTCTGCCATCCCACCGGCACCACAGGTGAGGTCAAACCCCCACACCCTGGAAGAGCAGCTCCAGCTCACTGTTCAAATGAAATGGGTTTAACATTTTCAAGTTAAAGTATGGTAATAATTACATTCATGTTACAGTAATGATGTAgtagtatttgcattttaaagcttGGGTGAGTAAATGTGTACCAAAGGGCTTGTCTTGGAGAGGAAAAGCTGACTGCTAAGGGTGCTTGTCCATGTTACCCCTCGATAGCCATGAAATACGCTCAACCACTCTCATTTTATCATGGACTCAACAAGgttaaaatcatttcttttagACAGTTCTGAAGACAAACACGCAGGAACCTTTTGAACCCACAACTTAGgatgttttaaatatgtgttaCGTGGTTCTGATGAGGGGAACTCAATTTGGAAAACACCATTCTAAGAACACGAAGCAGAGTGACAGTGAGCACTGAGGGGAAATAACATGTACAAACGGCAGGTTAGTAGGTAAACCACAGTTTGTAAATTGTGAATTCCAAAATACCATAATAGAATTAACATGAAACTCACTACTTTGGTAGGGCACaaggattaaaaacaaatcagttCATCCTTCCTCACTTGTTAcaacattttacttttcaaatatgtaCAGTTAGTGtgtggaacagagtcccagagagcagtttccaggctctcggcctcacgtgggaaggtgctggctcgggtagtagatggccagcAACTGTTACCCATTAGCCAGtggtcactgatataactgccgtggctgagctagcaagcacggattgcagttagcaggtgaggttggttggcagagaagcggacggcaggttgtgaattgtgtggctcctgcttcctatgtctctaaaccagccgccagcgagactatagtggtgtgacacccctatctatggctccgtgggtgttcctttttggcctcaccatatcctgcgttcttatgtggagagcgggagcagacaccctgcatgacaggatttcctatttatttatagTCCAAGGATAAAATAAGTGCTCATAAACAAGACAGCTGATTTGGATTCTGAATGCAGTCCAGTGTTTGATCATAAGAGGAAGAGTCCATGTTGAAAGTTACCGGAACGTAGTCAGATGAAATCCTGTGTAGATTACTTACTGATACTTACTTGTGAATCCAGTGGTAGAAGTTATGTCTCTGTAGCAAGCAGTGGGTAAATGGGACATAGGTTAGGCTTTTTAAAGAGTCTGTGGTTGGTTGTGAAAGTAATCAGCTAAGTCTGTTTAGAAATGATCAGCTTGACTCTTGCGCATGTGCCAGAGAAATGGAATTACTTATGGTTTCAGTTAGAGGGGTCAGGGTGACTTGTGCGCTTGCTCACAAGCTCAGCAGGTATCTTGGCAGCTGGGTGATCAGCTTAGGAAAGAAGAACAGACCCCTAGTGCCTGACT is from Rhinolophus sinicus isolate RSC01 linkage group LG04, ASM3656204v1, whole genome shotgun sequence and encodes:
- the KBTBD11 gene encoding kelch repeat and BTB domain-containing protein 11: MENPVAPCVLYPGDDCGRSPEPGGAFAQGACGQAGARGGAPEAPGEGSLQTPDAAVGEGAASPAQTPCSLSASLCFSSGDDSPPQSRASSVEGAAASPPSCRNGQRVVEKQWEVGSAGAASPDEPAFPEEPASPEESGDSAPLPPGVGPAHGEPDLVIEVSGRRLRAHKAVLAARSDYFRARASRDVLRVTGVGWAALRLLLAYAYSGRMAGVRPDNVAEVVAGARRLQLPCAAQRATDAVAPQLSLANCLEVLSAAKRQRLAELRDAAYRFMSDHYLEVLREPAVFGRLSGAERDLLLRRRLRAGRARLLAAVLGPAGERAGSRPQSPSGDAEGRGEAAVYCWHEAAGEWRELTRLPEGAPARGCALCVLYNYLFVAGGVAPAGPDGRARPSDQVFCYNPATDRWNTVRPLRQARSQLQLLALDGHLYAVGGECLLSVERYDPRADRWAAVAPLPRGAFAVAHEATTCNGEIYVSGGSLFYRLLKYDPRRDEWQECPCSSSRERSADMVALDGFIYRFDLSGGRGDAQAAGPAGGVSVFRYHCLAKQWSRCASHLRPPGAPSGLQPFRCAALDGSIYCVSRAGTWRFVPPQDGEPGADSSPGGSFEPESLGAPLDVRGALFPFVLNLPEKPDKGEEGAA